The following proteins are encoded in a genomic region of Nicotiana sylvestris chromosome 4, ASM39365v2, whole genome shotgun sequence:
- the LOC104231710 gene encoding intracellular ribonuclease LX-like, whose amino-acid sequence MRSIQLVLVKLVIFQCIMLLHAQDFDFFYFAQQWNPASCDSKIKCCYPTNGKPAQDFGIHGLWPNYNNGSFPKSCNKNARYDETQISDLISSMQKNWPTLSCPSNNGTRFWSHEWKKHGTCSLSMLDMHSYFQAALALKEKVNLLQFLNNAGIKPDGGFYSYEAMKEAIEKGIGHTVGVECNIDLFGNRQLFEVYVCVDKCGSEIKLLSHTMKVWERVVLVDEQVFPLKESDGRSSILSPLPASIAIFSLG is encoded by the exons ATGAGGTCCATCCAACTTGTTTTGGTCAAGCTTGTTATCTTTCAATGTATCATGTTATTACATGCTCAGGATTTTGATTTCTTCTACTTTGCTCAACAG TGGAATCCAGCATCATGTGACAGCAAGATAAAATGTTGCTACCCAACAAATGGAAAACCAGCACAAGATTTTGGTATTCATGGGCTCTGGCCAAATTACAACAATGGCTCATTTCCAAAAAGCTGTAACAAAAATGCCCGTTATGATGAAACGCAG ATTTCGGACTTGATAAGTAGTATGCAGAAGAATTGGCCGACACTATCTTGTCCATCAAACAATGGAACAAGGTTTTGGTCTCATGAATGGAAGAAACATGGTACTTGTTCTCTTTCTATGCTAGATATGCATTCTTATTTCCAAGCTGCTCTTGCCTTGAAGGAAAAGGTGAACCTGCTTCAATTTCTCAATAATGCAG GTATTAAACCAGATGGAGGATTTTACAGCTATGAAGCAATGAAAGAAGCAATAGAAAAAGGCATTGGACATACTGTTGGTGTAGAATGCAATATTGATTTATTTGGGAATCGCCAGCTTTTTGAGGTTTATGTGTGTGTTGATAAATGTGGTTCGGaaatcaaattactaagtcataccatgaaagtttgggagagagtg GTCTTAGTTGATGAGCAGGTGTTCCCGCTTAAAGAAAGTGATGGGAGATCTTCAATTCTCAGCCCACTGCCAGCATCGATTGCTATTTTTTCTCTTGGATAG